In Dysidea avara chromosome 3, odDysAvar1.4, whole genome shotgun sequence, a single window of DNA contains:
- the LOC136250467 gene encoding cell death-inducing p53-target protein 1 homolog, with translation MTDQQYPPPGPGYPPQGTAYPPAQGGYPPPTGVYPPPQAGYPPPDATGYPPKEGYSPAPPQGYLPGNQPPPPPGYSPQPPQPQQQTTSNVVVVTGQPQVTSTVVHVSSSVPDYTILSIVMTILCIFFNCFALVCTIPAIFLAVQAKEEGARGEQEIAVKHAKIALYLNIAAIVFWIVIWIIWIAVVAAS, from the exons ACCAGCAATATCCACCACCAGGACCAGGGTATCCCCCTCAAGGTACTGCATATCCTCCAGCTCAAGGAGGATATCCTCCACCAACTGGGGTATATCCCCCACCTCAGGCTGGATACCCTCCACCAGATGCAACAGGATATCCTCCAAAAGAAGGGTATTCTCCTGCTCCTCCGCAGGGATATCTCCCTGGGAATCAGCCACCACCACCCCCAGGATATTCCCCACAACCTCCACAGCCACAGCAACAAACTACT AGCAATGTTGTTGTGGTGACTGGTCAGCCTCAGGTGACCTCGACAGTTGTCCATGTCTCATCCAGTGTTCCTGACTACACTATCCTATCAATTGTGATGACCATACTGTGCATTTTCTTCAACTGTTTTGCCCTCGTATGCACCATTCCTGCCATTTTCCTTGCTGTTCAG GCTAAGGAGGAAGGAGCACGTGGTGAACAGGAAATAGCTGTTAAGCATGCAAAGATAGCTCTCTACCTCAACATTGCTGCTATCGTTTTTTGGATCGTTATCTGGATAATATGGATTGCAGTTGTGGCAGCCTCATAA